A genomic region of Deltaproteobacteria bacterium contains the following coding sequences:
- the rpmF gene encoding 50S ribosomal protein L32: MALPKRRHSRARKGKRRAHDALTAPSLSRCPQCHEPKLPHFACPSCGTYRGRQVTILEEEKS, translated from the coding sequence ATGGCTTTACCTAAGAGAAGACATTCCCGTGCCCGTAAGGGAAAACGAAGGGCTCACGATGCCCTGACAGCTCCTTCGTTGTCTCGGTGTCCTCAATGTCATGAACCTAAGCTACCCCATTTCGCTTGTCCTTCCTGCGGGACCTATCGGGGTCGCCAGGTCACGATCCTTGAGGAAGAAAAATCCTAA
- a CDS encoding DUF177 domain-containing protein, giving the protein MKQIKVDSIPAEGLLVDFLLEPAWLKEISEERPLGFVPSGPLECQGALTRTGQGILFRGTIRGKIRFECSRCLELFLRALDEPVGAEWRLLSAPLKPSEKEGTSQIEDLETGLIKEGVLDLQERILEEVILTIPIQPLCRETCLGLCPICGENKNINPCNCKSKEGDSPFSALKNLKI; this is encoded by the coding sequence ATGAAACAGATTAAAGTAGATAGCATTCCGGCTGAGGGGCTTTTGGTTGATTTCCTTTTAGAACCGGCCTGGTTAAAGGAAATATCCGAAGAAAGACCTCTCGGTTTTGTCCCCTCCGGACCTTTGGAATGCCAGGGGGCATTAACCAGGACCGGACAGGGCATTTTGTTTCGAGGAACGATCAGGGGAAAAATTCGGTTTGAATGCAGCCGGTGTCTGGAACTTTTCCTGAGAGCCTTGGATGAACCGGTAGGGGCGGAATGGCGTTTGCTTTCGGCCCCTTTAAAACCATCGGAAAAAGAGGGGACCTCTCAAATAGAAGATCTTGAAACCGGCCTGATCAAAGAGGGGGTTTTGGACCTGCAGGAAAGGATTTTGGAAGAGGTGATCTTGACCATTCCCATACAGCCTCTGTGCCGGGAAACTTGCCTTGGTCTCTGCCCGATTTGCGGGGAGAACAAAAATATCAATCCCTGCAATTGCAAATCCAAAGAGGGGGACAGCCCTTTTTCGGCCTTGAAAAACTTGAAAATATGA